In a single window of the Bactrocera dorsalis isolate Fly_Bdor chromosome 2, ASM2337382v1, whole genome shotgun sequence genome:
- the LOC105221799 gene encoding uncharacterized protein LOC105221799 isoform X4, translating into MVTQKVAAILGESATGLKNTFDGDAIDTSTPEREKFIVHAEDITDADELNQVSPDYFNLQVEIQNLSTRDGWLTRWFYKKCKDERSWC; encoded by the exons ATGGTAACGCAAAAAGTTGCTGCTATTTTGGGGGAGTCGGCCACTGGATTGAAAAATACCTTTGATGGTGATGCAA TTGATACTAGTACTCCGGAAAGGGAAAAATTCATTGTCCACGCTGAAGATATAACTGATGCCGACGAGCTCAACCAg gttagcCCAGACTACTTCAACCTACAAGTAGAAATACAGAATCTTTCAACACGAGATGGGTGGCTCACTCGATGgttctataaaaaatgtaaagatGAGCGGAGTTGGTGTTAG
- the LOC105221799 gene encoding retrovirus-related Pol polyprotein from transposon 412 isoform X1, with product MIGTLEVNHTFIVAEITDEIIMGVDFMIDHGVTLDLNKQMLFCQNMEMPINTGYVTNVESKRVIVDDNQSIPPKSEAIVWAKVNGGGGTEELWIVEPTKIDTPILVGRTLVKTREDATIPVRVVNEFNTPIRLKKGAVIGQCQNISAIARCERSEQKPTIEPQQISPTFLNNLLNELHGNEKLKAEKLLEKYASIFANEGNTGRTGIVKHRINTGDAKPIRQAPRRVPLAKREDANKIIEDMHKNGVIEPSISPWSSPIVLVKKKDGSTRFCVDYRKLNDVTKKDSYPLPRIDDTLDTLSGAKWFSTLDLQSGYWQVEIDERDREKTAFSMGDGLWEFSVMPFGLCNAPATFERLMEHVLKGLNWKTCLVYLDDIIIMGKSFDDHLKNLEEVFLRIASAGLRLNPKKCSLWKKQVTYLGHKVSTEGIHTEEGKIKAVKDWPQPTNIHELRSFLGLCTYYRRFVPGFANVARSLHDLTKKNRPFVWQLEQEKAFEQLKELLCTAPMLAYPIPGKKFILDTDASAYGIGGVLSQLIDGQERVIGYYSRVLGKPEKNYCVTRKELLAVVECVKHFHKYLYGQRFLLRTDHAALKWLLQFKNPEGQIARWIERLQNYDFETEHRKGIHHKNADALSRRPCPLECKHCSKSEGKEGIIDVRLLNIEPEDDWTPHRIRINQLEDPDLAKLVMAKENGVRPPKEQISSESPTAKAYWAQWNSINLVNGYLHRTWESEDGKHSRLLIIVPKSMIPKVLKEYHNGPSGGHLGITKTIEKIKQRFYWIGCRDSIAEWISNCVECMAAKGPKAKSRGRLQQYNVGSPFERVAMDVAGPFPTSTAGNKYLLVVMDYFSKWPEVYALPNQEAKTVAEAFVENWITRFGVPVELHSDQGRNFESSIFQEVCTLLGIHKTRTTALHPQSDGMVERFNRTLEEHLRKIVDKDQRNWDKCIQMFLLAYRSAKHETTGYTPAKIIFGSDLRLPADLRFGTNPTAVRNDGDYCSALKEEMNELHLMVRQHTHLMSNKMKDRFDQAANSKGFEEGDLVLLYNPLRKKGLSPKLQAAWEGPYMVMKRLNDVVYRIQRNGKARCKMKVVHLERLAPFGSRGFVPNRDD from the coding sequence atgattggtaccctggaagttaatcacaccttcatcgtagcagaaatcacggatgaaattataatgggagtagatttcatgattgatcacggggttactttggatttaaacaagcaaatgctgttttgccagaacatggagatgcctataaacaccggatatgtgaccaacgttgaaagtaagagggtgattgttgatgataatcagagtattccaccaaaatctgaggcgattgtatgggctaaagtgaatggaggaggtgggactgaagagttgtggattgtggaaccaacaaaaatagatacacccatattggtaggaagaacgcttgtgaaaactagagaagacgccaccattccggtcagagtagtgaatgaattcaacacgcctataaggctgaagaaaggagcagtaattggacagtgccagaatataagtgcaatagcacgatgcgaacggtcagaacagaagcctactattgagccacagcagataagtcctacattcctaaataatttactgaacgaactgcatggaaatgaaaaattaaaagcagaaaaactattagaaaaatacgcatccatatttgcaaacgaaggaaacacaggaagaaccggcattgtcaaacatcgcataaatactggagacgctaaaccaatccgacaagctccgcgtagggttccactagcaaaacgtgaggatgctaacaaaattattgaagacatgcacaaaaacggtgtaatcgaaccttcaataagtccatggagctcacctatcgtcttagttaaaaagaaagatggtagcacccgtttctgcgtagattataggaagttgaatgatgtcacaaagaaagacagttatcctctaccaagaatcgacgataccctagacaccttgtctggagcgaaatggttttctacattagatctacaaagtggatattggcaagtcgagattgatgaacgtgaccgtgaaaagaccgctttcagtatgggcgacgggctatgggaattctctgtgatgccatttgggttatgtaatgcgcctgcaacgttcgagcgactgatggaacatgtgttaaaaggactcaactggaagacatgtttggtgtatcttgatgacattattatcatgggaaaaagttttgatgatcatctgaaaaatctagaggaagtctttctgcgaatagcatcagccggattacgcttgaatcccaaaaagtgttcattatggaagaagcaggtcacatatctcggacataaagtgtcaactgaggggattcacaccgaggagggaaaaataaaagcagttaaagattggcctcaacccaccaacatacatgaactccgcagcttcctcggcttatgcacgtattaccgccgttttgtacctggatttgcgaacgtggctagaagtttacatgatttaacaaagaagaatcgcccgtttgtatggcagttggaacaagaaaaagcgtttgagcagcttaaagaactactttgtacggcgccgatgttggcttatccaatacctggaaagaaattcatcctggatacagatgcgagcgcttatggaattggaggtgtcctgtctcagctcatcgacgggcaagaaagagtaattgggtattacagcagagtgctcgggaaaccagagaaaaactactgtgtgacgcgaaaagaactactagctgtggtggaatgtgtaaaacatttccacaagtatttgtatggacaacgattcttgctgaggactgatcatgcagcattaaaatggttattacagtttaagaatccggaaggccaaattgcacgatggatcgaaagattacagaattacgacttcgaaacggaacatcgaaaggggattcaccacaaaaatgcggatgcattatcacgtcgcccttgtccactggaatgtaaacattgctctaaatcagaaggaaaagaaggtataatcgacgtgcgattactgaatatagaacctgaagatgattggactcctcaccgcatcagaatcaatcagctggaggaccctgatcttgcgaagctggtaatggccaaagaaaatggggtacgaccaccaaaggaacaaataagtagcgagagtccaactgcaaaagcatattgggcccaatggaacagcataaacctcgttaatggataccttcatcgtacctgggaaagcgaagatggcaaacattctcgtctgctgatcatagtaccgaagtccatgatcccgaaagtattgaaagaatatcacaatggacctagtggagggcaccttggaattacaaaaactatagagaagattaaacaacggttctactggatcggctgtcgagattccatagcagaatggataagtaattgcgtagagtgcatggcagctaaaggtcctaaagccaaaagtcgcggtaggctacaacagtacaacgtgggatcaccatttgaacgagtcgcaatggatgttgcaggtccgtttccaaccagtacggccggaaacaaatatctactggttgtcatggactatttcagtaaatggccagaagtatatgccttaccaaaccaagaagcgaagacagtagccgaagcgtttgtagaaaattggataacaaggttcggagtgcccgtcgaattacactcagatcaaggcaggaatttcgaatcttccattttccaagaagtctgtacattattaggcatccacaagacacggacaacagcgttacatccacaatcagatggaatggtggagagattcaaccgaacgctcgaagaacatctgcggaaaatcgttgataaagatcaacggaattgggacaagtgcatccagatgttcctgctggcgtatcgttcagcgaagcacgagacaactggttacacgccagcaaagattattttcggatctgatctgcgactccctgctgatcttaggtttggaacgaatcctacagctgtaagaaatgatggagattattgttctgccttaaaggaagaaatgaatgaattgcatctaatggtaagacagcatacgcatctgatgagcaataagatgaaggaccggttcgatcaagcggcaaattcaaaaggttttgaagaaggtgatctggtcctgttgtacaatccacttcgaaagaaaggcttgtccccgaaactgcaggcagcctgggaaggaccctatatggtgatgaaacgactgaatgacgtggtataccgcatacaaagaaatggaaaagcacgatgtaaaatgaaagtagtacatttggagaggctcgccccatttggttcaagaggatttgtgcctaatcgggacgattag